A DNA window from Gammaproteobacteria bacterium contains the following coding sequences:
- a CDS encoding Rpn family recombination-promoting nuclease/putative transposase — protein sequence MHDAVSKVLYSLPDTVQALVRALAPSRAAETNFSKLRRLSAEYPATERRQRYGDMVWTCRLHDGAAVLIVIEFQSKIDHAMPLRLLQYTAAAWLEWARAAAPAAGEKVPLVMPVLVYGGRRPWTPPSNLVDLFPAVGARWLAAQPRYEYLLLEERRGGTTVSPEHNLVGALLSVARARDSEAMVRAVSRLRHWTHERRGGALDRAVAEWLKSVISALDAGLEDELAAANTTSEVMEVIKPTGKWAVRWYEDGLDDGRAQGIERGIEQQLRLLRRLVARKFGAEVAREIVGSVEALAAPDVVGVVFDAAIDCDGTDEFLARVSGAGVSCEAAS from the coding sequence GTGCACGATGCCGTCTCGAAGGTGCTTTACTCGCTTCCCGACACCGTCCAGGCGCTTGTCCGCGCCCTCGCGCCGAGCCGAGCCGCGGAAACGAACTTCTCAAAGCTGCGCAGGCTCTCCGCCGAATACCCCGCCACGGAACGGCGTCAGCGCTACGGCGACATGGTGTGGACCTGCCGCCTGCACGACGGCGCCGCGGTGCTCATCGTCATCGAGTTCCAGTCGAAAATCGACCACGCCATGCCGCTGCGGCTCCTGCAGTACACCGCCGCCGCCTGGCTGGAGTGGGCCCGTGCCGCCGCCCCTGCGGCGGGGGAGAAGGTCCCACTGGTCATGCCCGTGCTGGTCTACGGCGGAAGGCGCCCCTGGACCCCGCCATCCAACCTGGTCGACCTCTTCCCGGCTGTCGGCGCTCGATGGCTTGCCGCGCAACCGCGCTACGAATACCTGTTGTTGGAGGAGCGGCGCGGGGGTACGACCGTGTCACCGGAGCACAATCTGGTCGGTGCGCTCCTGTCGGTGGCGAGGGCGCGCGACAGCGAGGCGATGGTCCGCGCGGTTTCGCGTCTGCGGCACTGGACCCACGAGCGGCGGGGCGGTGCGCTGGACCGCGCGGTGGCCGAGTGGCTGAAATCCGTGATCTCCGCGCTGGACGCCGGGCTGGAGGACGAACTGGCAGCGGCCAACACGACGAGCGAGGTGATGGAAGTGATCAAGCCGACTGGAAAATGGGCGGTACGCTGGTACGAGGACGGTCTCGACGACGGGCGTGCGCAAGGAATCGAGCGCGGCATCGAACAGCAGTTGCGTTTGCTGCGGCGGCTGGTGGCTCGCAAGTTCGGCGCGGAGGTGGCCCGGGAGATTGTCGGGAGCGTGGAGGCGCTTGCGGCCCCGGATGTCGTCGGCGTGGTTTTCGATGCAGCGATCGACTGCGACGGCACCGACGAGTTCCTTGCCCGCGTGTCCGGCGCGGGGGTGTCATGCGAGGCGGCTTCCTGA